One window from the genome of Nitrosospira multiformis encodes:
- a CDS encoding TetR/AcrR family transcriptional regulator — translation MTKAEQHGKSAEEKLLLTARRLFCRVGIHATGISRILQEAGVARRSLYMHYGSKENLLKAVFDTEANMWFRWFDLDLSNLECPPRERVLFLFDLLGEWFEKEDFFGCVFINAVAEHEKDCGWVKDVAITHRDRINGRLRAMVAASGAKDPDLVTEKLSLIIDGAIVTAMVTGSSEAAHIGRLAAEDIMDRVIS, via the coding sequence TTGACGAAAGCAGAGCAGCATGGGAAATCGGCGGAAGAAAAGCTGCTTTTGACTGCGCGTCGCTTGTTCTGTCGCGTGGGCATACACGCCACCGGAATTTCGAGGATTCTCCAGGAAGCGGGAGTGGCGCGCCGCAGCCTCTATATGCACTACGGCTCAAAAGAAAATCTGCTCAAGGCGGTATTCGATACGGAAGCGAACATGTGGTTTCGCTGGTTCGACCTGGATCTGTCGAACCTGGAGTGCCCGCCTCGGGAGCGCGTCCTGTTTCTGTTCGATTTGCTGGGGGAATGGTTCGAGAAAGAGGATTTCTTCGGCTGCGTATTCATCAACGCCGTGGCGGAGCATGAAAAGGATTGCGGCTGGGTAAAGGATGTCGCCATTACGCACCGGGACAGAATAAACGGGCGGCTCAGGGCAATGGTTGCGGCAAGCGGGGCAAAGGATCCGGACCTTGTCACCGAGAAACTGAGCCTGATCATCGACGGCGCCATCGTGACGGCCATGGTTACGGGCAGCAGCGAGGCTGCGCATATCGGGCGGCTGGCCGCCGAGGACATCATGGATCGTGTCATCAGTTGA
- a CDS encoding PRC-barrel domain-containing protein, whose protein sequence is MSYEDRDIYGMYKSYDEKGPGPRLMGADTLIGDDVYNHKDEDLGDIKEIMLDVDNGRIAYAVLSFGGFLGIANKLFAVPWSALKLDTVNKRFLLKVDKERLESAPGFDKDDWPDMADPTWQNTIHSYYGTKSYTDTKSSVDYAASAPRKDERVIPVAPVDTDSAKDKRY, encoded by the coding sequence ATGAGTTACGAAGATCGCGATATCTACGGCATGTACAAAAGCTACGACGAGAAGGGTCCGGGGCCTCGATTGATGGGTGCTGACACCCTCATTGGAGACGATGTATATAATCATAAAGATGAAGATCTGGGCGATATCAAGGAAATCATGCTGGATGTAGACAATGGCAGAATCGCCTATGCGGTATTGTCTTTCGGAGGATTTCTCGGTATCGCCAACAAGCTTTTCGCAGTGCCGTGGAGTGCGCTGAAACTGGATACCGTGAACAAACGTTTCCTGCTCAAAGTAGATAAGGAACGTCTCGAATCCGCACCGGGCTTTGATAAGGATGATTGGCCGGATATGGCAGACCCGACCTGGCAAAATACGATCCATTCCTATTATGGGACAAAATCATACACGGACACCAAGTCTTCCGTCGACTATGCGGCATCCGCTCCCAGAAAGGACGAGAGGGTTATCCCGGTGGCGCCAGTTGACACGGATAGTGCAAAAGACAAGAGGTATTGA
- a CDS encoding urea transporter, with protein sequence MNWLLKIDEALPRSLRVILRGVGQVVFCGNAVTGFIFLAAFYINDAMAGLAATLGAVSSTAAAIALKCSRSDIDAGLYGFNGTLAGACLWTFLGHTPQLWLYIVLAAMLSSMVFAFMTKPSALPFTFQIPPATAPFVLICWIFILAVPAVDHAFDIGPDVRAVDPDLPIPASSGSMPGAGSAWAGMRPALLIKGVSQVFFADSLAVGILILIGVALASPRGALLLAGGAFTGSLVATLLEADYHATEIGLYGFNAGLASVAVGQIFLRPDTRSALLAVLASVLAPLVQIGFSQIFLLANLPVLAAPFLFVLWVVLFIAGRWQRWRPSPLEKPVEPA encoded by the coding sequence GTGAATTGGTTATTGAAAATCGATGAGGCGCTGCCCAGGTCCCTCAGGGTCATTCTCAGAGGCGTCGGGCAGGTCGTTTTTTGCGGCAATGCAGTCACAGGATTTATTTTTCTGGCGGCGTTTTATATAAACGATGCGATGGCCGGTCTGGCTGCTACCTTGGGAGCCGTGAGCAGCACAGCCGCCGCCATTGCCCTGAAGTGTTCCAGGAGCGATATCGACGCGGGATTGTACGGTTTCAACGGAACGCTTGCGGGAGCATGCTTGTGGACGTTTCTTGGACACACTCCCCAACTCTGGCTGTACATCGTGCTGGCGGCCATGCTCTCCAGCATGGTTTTCGCATTCATGACGAAGCCGTCCGCGCTGCCCTTCACGTTTCAGATTCCTCCCGCCACGGCGCCATTCGTTCTGATTTGCTGGATATTCATTCTGGCGGTCCCCGCGGTCGATCATGCATTCGATATCGGGCCTGATGTTCGCGCGGTGGACCCGGATCTCCCGATTCCGGCCTCGTCCGGAAGTATGCCCGGTGCCGGAAGTGCATGGGCTGGTATGCGGCCGGCTCTGCTGATAAAAGGGGTGAGTCAGGTATTTTTTGCTGACAGCCTTGCGGTGGGCATTCTGATTCTGATCGGAGTCGCGCTTGCATCACCCCGAGGCGCATTGCTGCTCGCAGGTGGCGCGTTTACAGGAAGCCTGGTCGCAACATTACTGGAAGCCGATTATCATGCCACCGAAATCGGGCTGTATGGATTCAACGCAGGCCTGGCTTCTGTTGCGGTAGGACAAATTTTCCTCAGGCCTGACACCCGGAGCGCGCTTCTGGCTGTACTGGCCAGCGTCCTTGCTCCACTGGTCCAGATTGGGTTCTCTCAAATCTTCCTTCTGGCCAATCTGCCAGTCCTCGCGGCTCCTTTTTTATTCGTTTTATGGGTCGTGCTGTTTATTGCCGGGCGCTGGCAGCGCTGGCGGCCATCCCCCCTAGAGAAACCGGTTGAACCGGCTTAA
- a CDS encoding MFS transporter, with product MRPIPYWSLSGFYFFHFAFIGAFAPYWSLYLKSLSFNAFQIGILMSLLHVTRVFAPAAWGWLADHTGKRLLIVQLAAVMGSISYCGVFFGESFAWMAATMALMSFFWSASLPLIEATTLSYLGESTAKYGRIRAWGSLGFIFAVISVGYLLDAMDIGSLLWAVLGFKLGIIIFSRQIPDAEIALQPADNLSVRQIFKRPEVLAFFAACLLMALAHGPYYTFYSIYLVEHGYNKGIVGWLWAIGVICEIGVFFLMPQLMRRFGLKQIMIFSFSCAIARFLMIGWGVEWLAVMVLAQILHAATYGAHHATAMMLVHHFFRGRHQAKGQALYTSLTFGLGGAFGGVFSGYVWELLGAGLTFTLSAAAVLLGLGLVVWKMNISR from the coding sequence ATGCGCCCCATTCCATACTGGTCCCTTTCCGGTTTTTATTTCTTTCATTTCGCTTTTATCGGCGCATTTGCTCCCTACTGGAGCCTGTATCTTAAGTCTCTTTCCTTCAATGCCTTTCAGATTGGCATATTAATGTCATTGTTGCATGTAACGCGTGTTTTTGCGCCCGCGGCCTGGGGCTGGCTTGCCGATCACACCGGTAAACGGTTGCTGATCGTGCAATTGGCCGCAGTGATGGGGTCGATAAGTTATTGCGGTGTTTTTTTTGGCGAATCATTTGCCTGGATGGCGGCAACGATGGCGTTGATGAGCTTCTTCTGGAGCGCATCGTTGCCGCTGATCGAGGCAACCACGCTTTCTTACCTCGGCGAAAGCACGGCAAAATATGGGCGTATTCGCGCCTGGGGTTCGCTGGGGTTTATTTTCGCCGTGATAAGCGTCGGCTATTTGCTGGATGCCATGGATATAGGCTCGTTATTATGGGCGGTGTTGGGTTTCAAGCTGGGCATCATCATTTTTTCCCGGCAGATTCCCGATGCCGAAATAGCGCTTCAACCCGCAGACAATCTTTCCGTGCGACAGATATTCAAGCGCCCTGAAGTATTGGCGTTTTTTGCAGCGTGTTTGCTGATGGCGCTTGCTCATGGACCTTATTACACTTTTTATTCGATTTATCTGGTGGAGCATGGTTATAACAAGGGCATAGTTGGCTGGTTATGGGCGATAGGCGTGATATGCGAAATCGGCGTATTCTTTCTGATGCCGCAACTCATGCGCCGGTTTGGCCTGAAGCAGATTATGATTTTCAGTTTCAGTTGCGCGATAGCACGTTTTTTGATGATAGGCTGGGGAGTGGAGTGGCTGGCCGTGATGGTGCTGGCGCAAATCCTGCACGCCGCGACATACGGCGCCCATCACGCCACCGCGATGATGCTGGTGCATCACTTCTTTCGCGGACGCCATCAGGCCAAGGGGCAAGCCCTTTATACCAGTCTTACATTCGGTCTCGGTGGTGCATTCGGAGGAGTATTCAGCGGCTATGTCTGGGAGTTGCTGGGGGCGGGTCTTACATTTACCCTGAGTGCCGCTGCCGTTTTGCTCGGATTGGGGTTGGTGGTCTGGAAGATGAACATTAGCCGATAA